A genome region from Glutamicibacter arilaitensis Re117 includes the following:
- the mobF gene encoding MobF family relaxase gives MVRTFLMRRLMREARVKGGVILFRGSGAAARRYVEADRSRADEYYLGADNAVAEYAVLDGRGEVTATRSLAADEYEGWVDWTNPVTEELMGTPRTATEGAKGSPLFAEMTINAPKSLSVAAALHPDVSAALDAAQQDALSEIQRWLGQHSVTRVGSRQAREVVPIESMQVVGIRHKTSRAGDPHRHIHMQIGTRVWAAGKWRALDTAALFKQQGAIRALGAAVIAAHPQLARTLAEHGLTLNPASGEVTELEPFNAVMSKRSAQIRRNLDRLEAEWEAQHPGEALGPVMTARLQGIA, from the coding sequence GTGGTGCGCACCTTCCTCATGAGACGACTCATGAGGGAGGCCAGGGTGAAGGGCGGGGTGATCCTGTTCCGCGGCAGCGGTGCTGCCGCGCGCCGCTATGTCGAGGCCGACCGCTCCCGCGCTGACGAGTACTACCTCGGCGCTGACAACGCGGTGGCTGAGTATGCGGTGCTCGACGGCAGAGGCGAGGTCACCGCCACCCGATCGCTCGCGGCGGACGAGTACGAGGGATGGGTGGACTGGACCAACCCCGTCACCGAGGAGTTGATGGGCACCCCACGCACGGCCACCGAGGGCGCGAAGGGGTCGCCGTTGTTCGCGGAGATGACGATCAACGCCCCCAAGAGCTTGTCGGTAGCCGCCGCCCTCCACCCCGACGTGTCGGCAGCGCTGGACGCCGCCCAGCAGGACGCTCTCTCAGAGATACAGCGGTGGCTCGGCCAGCACTCCGTGACCAGGGTCGGCTCTCGTCAGGCGCGAGAGGTCGTGCCCATCGAGAGCATGCAGGTCGTCGGCATCCGGCACAAGACCTCGCGTGCGGGTGATCCGCACCGGCATATCCACATGCAGATCGGCACGCGGGTGTGGGCGGCTGGAAAGTGGCGGGCGCTGGATACTGCCGCGTTGTTCAAGCAGCAGGGCGCGATCCGCGCGTTGGGTGCGGCGGTGATTGCCGCGCACCCACAGCTCGCGCGCACGCTCGCCGAGCACGGCCTGACTCTGAATCCGGCCAGCGGTGAGGTGACCGAGTTGGAGCCGTTCAACGCGGTGATGTCGAAGCGGTCGGCGCAGATCAGACGGAATCTCGACCGGCTCGAAGCCGAATGGGAAGCCCAGCATCCGGGCGAGGCGCTTGGCCCGGTGATGACGGCGCGGTTGCAGGGCATCGCGTAG
- a CDS encoding ATP-dependent DNA helicase, translating to MQELRDAGYDPAGLERRTVLPVVSVDDLTVREVASRALDRTAAASSTWTRHVIQEHVTRIITEHGVQATSAELREFITMATGLAVSDCFSVLPPDAAAPEHVAHLTSLSVVAAETALRDQLTAATPQREPEPPDITEAAQAAGLDEGQAVAAAAVASADPLVIVEGAAGSGKTTMLRTAIEVAAQHGRVSRVVAPTKKAAQVAEEELGVPATSVAALVYAHGWRWNADGVWTRLNPGDSDPDSGRNYTGPPRHARLSRGERVLVDEAGMLDQDTARALLTVTAEVGATVALVGDRAQLPAVGRGGVLDMAAQIGGRTYDMTELHRFTDAEYAALTLSMRDRDIPGKVFDQLAAMGLVMLHADDEHAREHIAEHAHDGEAITVATNDEAAELNERIRAGRIEGGEVDDAVTVTGSDGLPIGRGDAIQTRRNDTALGVANRQQWVVQQVTDDGTVYAREVGSGRKNPRTVTLPSEYVAEHAHLSYAATAYGVQGATVTTSHTFLSEATSAAGVYVGMTRGRETNRLHVVADNISDARARFIEAMERDPADRGLDHATAQAVEAVRSLITDGPVKLVTEELARLDREAVRAQSQAERWERITARLDAQRDAHRAEDEQDAAAIHVAEVAAEQVRAELTGPLVQQAKQDGTAYLDAVENEATTSARASTVGRFGKRKVRAEHQAAKEQAQAQWEWVRDGWGDEPPRTRLGLHTWAAQAAARKAEDDPRVSDAVRAVEAAHAERRMTQQRHRQERMALLFIELGADEARRDQFGMRTTNPHRNAQNARTRAALNRAEADELRSLPVNAAARRIEANRAEQEQKRQQAARRARQLQEPFERDSHPSNSRREGPGRGL from the coding sequence ATGCAGGAACTCCGCGACGCCGGATACGACCCCGCAGGCCTTGAACGCCGTACGGTGCTACCGGTGGTGTCGGTGGATGACCTGACCGTGCGGGAGGTTGCATCGCGGGCACTGGACCGTACCGCCGCCGCATCCTCGACGTGGACACGGCACGTTATCCAGGAGCACGTCACTCGGATCATCACCGAGCACGGCGTGCAGGCGACGTCCGCTGAGTTGCGGGAGTTCATCACTATGGCGACCGGGCTTGCCGTCTCGGATTGCTTCTCCGTCCTCCCGCCAGACGCGGCGGCGCCGGAGCATGTCGCGCACCTGACCAGCCTCAGCGTGGTCGCTGCCGAGACCGCACTACGCGACCAACTCACCGCCGCGACACCGCAACGGGAGCCGGAACCCCCGGATATAACCGAGGCCGCGCAAGCGGCTGGGCTGGATGAAGGGCAGGCGGTCGCAGCAGCGGCGGTTGCTTCGGCCGATCCGCTGGTGATCGTGGAAGGAGCGGCGGGTAGCGGGAAGACGACGATGCTGCGCACCGCCATCGAAGTGGCCGCTCAGCACGGCCGAGTGTCGCGGGTGGTTGCGCCGACGAAGAAGGCCGCGCAGGTGGCTGAGGAAGAACTTGGAGTTCCTGCAACGTCGGTTGCGGCGCTCGTGTACGCGCACGGATGGCGATGGAACGCTGACGGCGTATGGACACGCCTCAACCCCGGCGACAGCGACCCTGACAGCGGACGGAACTACACCGGCCCGCCGAGGCACGCGCGACTGTCGCGGGGGGAGCGAGTGCTCGTCGACGAGGCCGGGATGCTCGACCAAGACACCGCCCGCGCCCTCCTGACTGTGACGGCTGAGGTGGGGGCGACGGTCGCGCTCGTCGGCGACCGCGCACAGTTGCCTGCTGTGGGCCGTGGTGGGGTGCTCGACATGGCCGCGCAGATCGGGGGCCGCACCTATGACATGACCGAGCTGCACCGCTTCACCGATGCCGAGTACGCGGCGTTGACGTTGTCGATGCGTGACCGCGACATCCCCGGCAAGGTGTTCGACCAGCTCGCCGCGATGGGGCTGGTGATGTTGCACGCTGATGACGAGCATGCCCGCGAGCACATCGCCGAGCATGCCCACGACGGCGAAGCCATCACCGTCGCCACCAACGATGAAGCCGCCGAGTTGAACGAGCGCATCCGCGCTGGGCGCATCGAGGGTGGCGAGGTTGATGACGCGGTGACGGTGACCGGCAGTGATGGCCTCCCCATCGGTCGAGGCGATGCGATCCAGACCCGGAGGAACGACACCGCGCTTGGAGTCGCGAACCGGCAGCAATGGGTCGTGCAGCAGGTCACCGATGACGGCACCGTTTACGCCCGCGAGGTCGGCAGTGGCCGCAAGAACCCCCGCACTGTCACCCTCCCATCCGAGTATGTGGCAGAGCATGCGCACCTGTCCTACGCGGCGACCGCGTACGGTGTCCAGGGCGCAACCGTCACCACCTCCCACACCTTCTTGTCGGAGGCCACGAGCGCGGCAGGCGTCTACGTCGGCATGACCAGAGGCCGCGAAACCAACCGGCTGCACGTCGTCGCTGATAACATCTCAGACGCCCGGGCGCGGTTCATTGAGGCGATGGAACGCGACCCCGCTGACCGGGGTCTCGATCACGCCACCGCCCAAGCCGTCGAAGCGGTGCGAAGCCTCATCACCGATGGCCCAGTCAAGCTCGTTACCGAAGAACTGGCTCGCCTCGACCGGGAGGCCGTGCGCGCCCAGAGTCAGGCGGAAAGGTGGGAGCGGATCACCGCACGCCTTGATGCCCAACGCGACGCGCATCGCGCCGAAGATGAGCAAGACGCCGCCGCGATCCACGTGGCCGAGGTCGCGGCCGAGCAGGTGCGCGCCGAGCTCACGGGACCGCTCGTTCAACAAGCAAAGCAGGACGGCACGGCCTACCTCGATGCCGTGGAGAACGAAGCCACCACCAGTGCTCGAGCCTCGACTGTCGGCAGATTCGGCAAGCGCAAAGTCCGCGCCGAGCACCAGGCCGCCAAGGAGCAGGCGCAGGCTCAGTGGGAGTGGGTACGCGACGGCTGGGGCGATGAACCGCCCCGTACTCGCCTGGGGCTCCACACATGGGCGGCGCAGGCAGCGGCACGGAAAGCCGAGGATGACCCCCGCGTGAGCGATGCCGTCCGTGCTGTCGAAGCAGCGCACGCCGAACGCAGGATGACTCAGCAGCGACACCGCCAGGAGCGTATGGCATTGCTGTTCATCGAACTCGGAGCCGACGAAGCCCGCCGCGACCAGTTCGGAATGCGCACCACCAACCCGCACCGTAACGCCCAGAACGCCCGCACGAGAGCCGCCCTGAACCGCGCCGAGGCCGACGAACTCCGCAGCCTTCCCGTCAACGCCGCCGCCCGGCGCATCGAGGCTAACCGCGCCGAACAGGAGCAGAAGCGGCAGCAGGCAGCAAGGCGGGCGCGACAACTCCAAGAGCCGTTCGAGCGAGACTCTCACCCCAGCAATTCGCGACGGGAAGGACCGGGGCGCGGACTCTGA
- a CDS encoding ClbS/DfsB family four-helix bundle protein, with protein MAVPQSKAELLYAVEDGYGKLARDLVRVPETRAREMSLPGHKAETMMSPADLVAYLIGWNETVLSWHELRSRGIEPEFPAPGLTWNQLGDLAQRFYRDYADLSWPELLERFEQAKSGIVSLITGLSDEELYGEPWYGKYTAGRMIQFNTSSPYANARRRIRAWLREQSTTA; from the coding sequence TTGGCGGTTCCGCAGTCCAAGGCTGAGTTGCTGTACGCCGTCGAGGACGGATACGGCAAGCTTGCCCGCGATCTTGTCCGGGTGCCCGAGACGCGGGCGCGTGAGATGTCATTGCCAGGGCACAAAGCCGAAACGATGATGAGCCCGGCTGATCTGGTGGCGTATCTGATCGGCTGGAACGAAACGGTGCTGTCCTGGCACGAGCTGCGGAGCCGTGGGATTGAACCCGAGTTTCCAGCTCCGGGGCTCACGTGGAATCAGCTCGGTGACCTTGCTCAACGCTTCTACCGCGACTACGCCGACCTGTCGTGGCCCGAGTTGCTTGAGCGTTTCGAGCAAGCGAAGTCCGGCATTGTCTCCCTCATTACCGGACTCAGTGACGAGGAACTGTATGGAGAGCCCTGGTACGGCAAGTACACGGCAGGCAGGATGATCCAGTTCAACACTTCTTCGCCATACGCCAACGCGCGCCGCCGTATCAGGGCCTGGCTTCGAGAGCAGTCCACGACCGCGTAG